tactatTCAATAGCagtaatttgtaaaaaaatggaATGGGTAAGGTGAATACTTGAAAACTCAAACAATaaaactcacttgaaaatggcattaatatttcgaaacatgtggtgaataaaagttgaaagaGGGTAATTTGGCCCGGTTGAACAAAAGCCGGTTcagttttaaccgtgattaatttcaccagaaccaatcagagaaggggtttttgaaaagacggcttctctgattgattcttgtggaatcaatcacggttaaaatttaaccggcttttgtgcaaccggcacttaagaGTAGCCCTCACCAGAtgttaataattttaaggtatgaAAAAGTCAGGATTCTAGAGAACCTGATCTTATGGATGTTTCTTTCATGTTATGAAAACCTAATGATATAAGATCTTATATCACTCTGTGTTCGAATAGAAAATAAGTTACAAGAATGTAATACCTATCCTGTTATATGGGTGTAATGAAGGCCTAAAAACTGTTCAATAGGCCTAATGAAGAATTATGCTTTAGTACTGTTAGAATGTTGAATGTATTCAATTTGGATGTACTCGTATATGATagaaactagccgtcaggctcgctccgctcgccatatccgtctagccatggggctccgccccctggaccccgactggatcgtttaagaatgagatcagcgggctcgcttcgctcgccttcatttttcatttgagcatatGCTTCATCAGAAAGTCagagtactgagaaaacgcagaaaagctgagaaaaacgctgattttgggcgtatctttgatgaaatattaaagtcacctcatcaaaaaaattttagaccctagctaaaccacctctgtaccaaatttgaaaattttctgtctactacttgatgaaataactgaggATCCGcagaaaaacgctaattttgggtgtatctttggcgttatttcaaattccttcctacacaacattattacaccccagctgagcttctgtattaaatttgaatattttctgttcatttgttctagataaagctgagaaagcgcaaaaaaacgcagattttgggcgtatctttggcgttatttcaaattccttcctacacaacattattacaccctagcttagcttctgtactaaatttgaacattttctgttcatttgttctcgataaatctgagaaagcgcaaaaaaacgctggaaaacgcagattttgggcgtatctttggcgttatttcaaattccttctaacacaacattattacaccctagcttagcttctgtactacatttgaacaatttctgttcatttgttctcgataaatctgaaaagaagcaaaaaaacgctaattttgggcgtgtCTTTGACGTTaatattgcaaattccttctaacacaacattattacaccctagctgagcttctgtactaaatttgaacattttctgttcatttgttctcgataaagctgagaaaacgctaaaaacgctggagaaacgcagattttgggcgtatctttggaatttttttcatatccgttcttagtacgcctctaaagggccaactgaacatatctaccaaatttgaacgtttttggtccggtagatttttagttctgcgagtgagtgagtcagtcagtcagtcagtgagtgagtgccatttcgcttttatatacatAGATAAGCTGTaattcatgatataatatttgatAAGGTACATTCATATCACTATCAACATTTCGAAGACAATGTGTTGGACAGAGATGACAAATTGATCGCATGACATTGTTCGACGCCCATTGGTAGGATTATCTTTTCTCTAGGAGACGGCGTCATTCTCTGGCAGCTGAGTCTGAGGCCGACCGTGTACACGGTGTCTTTGCTGAGTGAAGCACGACTCTTGTGTCTGATCAGAGGCAGCGATGAGTTCTTGGACGTCACGTGGTAGCCgggcagaggaggaggaggaggctgaCTCGAGCTGGAGGAGGTTGATGAGCTCTGACTGGCATTCCACTTCTTCATCGTTTTCCTCGAGCATACCACAGGAAGTCTGTCCATGAACGTTTTTCTCTTGGGATTGCTGAGTTTCTGGACGAGCTCCTGAACAGTTTCGTTATCAGCCGCCCGCCAATCAATGCCGCGGTGGATCTTGCATGTGACATCTTTCTCTCTGAACGCTTTCAACTTGAGAAGCATTTCCTCGCAGCTTGCTCGTGTCTTGTCAACTCGCAACTTCCAGTCATGTATCAAGTCCTTACTTTGCTCTGTTTCACACACATTTTTCCATCTCTGTTCATACTTGACACAACGTTGATGTCCTTTAGCTGATCTCTCGGAAGACTTATCTTGAAGTTTCATACAAAGATTGCGTTGCTTCTGTATGATGGCATACATTTTTTGAGTGTCTTGCTTTACCTGATTCACTTTCACATTTGTTTCGGTTGGACTGATGCTGTTATTCTCCTTGTCCTTTTCTTTTTCAGGTTTAATTTTGGCGGAATCTTCAGTCTTATTAGTAAGAAGCGTCGACGAGTTCGGAGGCTTTCCAGATTCAGTTTGAGAGTCGTCATCCTCACTCTCAGAGTCCGACTGATCACTGCTGCTAGAATCGTATTCTTCAGTGGACAAACCCACGTCACAATTAGGCATACTGATTTCTTTCACCGAGTTGGGCAGCTTCACTGAAAGTGTGTTTGCGTTTGAGAATGTTGTGGTGGGGGGTGTTTTCACGAGTTCCTTGGACAGTTCGACCGACAGATCCTCGATGTAATTCTTGACTCGAGACGGAGCCAGCGGTGCGATGGTCTCGTGGTGTGGTTCAGCTTGTATCGGCTCCAAAGGCCGCCTTCTTCGCTTTGTTTTCGGGCTCCTCTGTATCTTCGAGCCTCGCACAGTCAAATTCATGCCCATGTAGGGTTGAGGCGGAGCAACATGTTGTCGATACACCAGTTCAAACATTCCAGTATCAGCCATTTTGTTTTGTCGTCTGTCCACAACCACTGGAACATATGTTAGAGAAATTCAATTAGGTCTAAATTTAACATTAACAGACACTGGAACATATTTAGAGAAAATCAATTAGGTCTAAATTTAACATTAACAGAAATAAATGTTAATATTAACATgaatctaaaaataagaaaagagTACCTCTCTGTATCAACATTAACAGAATAAATGTTAATATTAACATgaatctaaaaataagaaaagagTACCTTCTTGTATCAACCCACAACTCAACAATCAGTCTGAATATAATATAACTGACATTCTTAAAACGTTCCATGATATATATTCATGGAAttatatatcaataattatggaattattTGGATATATTTTAAACTAATATCATAAaccaaaaaaccaaagtttccaaaaataacattttttaatagaCATACTGTAATCTTGAGACTAACAAATATTGTCAACAGTTATATAAGGGCGGAATAATAAACATGAGTGATAAATTAACAATCCTTCAGGGTGATTCTAGTATGTAGCCTACAGTAGATGACTACTAAATGAAGAGTCGTAAATTACAATGAGAATATTAATACCATGTAAATTAACTtcatttatcctattatattaagcgagtctattcaattaatatagttggtatttatttatatccTATACTAATAAACGAGCATATATATCTTATTTTATCTGTATGtgacggatctcaaaaacggctctaacgattctcacgaattTGGAAGAAGAAAGTAGTTTATATAtgaaaatcgattgcactaggtctcaaccctggataactcgctgaaggacattagaaggataaataCGCcttgaaaaacagctggaatttTGTCGTCAGTCGATACCTTACCGTACTaatgaaagtgagtgagcgagtgcatgtgtgggttcctcagctgatctcacaagAAAAATAATGCAgcaagaaaaacatatttttttaatttcatttttttttacaaaacatgtttacttcagataGTCAAAATAGGAGCTatatgctgttagtgtagaatagtacatatggtatattaacaaatattgtagcaaacataatATATCGTTCTATATGGAATCATACTAGTTTAtaatctacaaaaataaatagaGAGTTTTCagcaattttaaataatttttggattcatgaaaaatgaatccATTACCTGTTGCTTTTTTCTGCTGTGCTGTTCAAATTCTCATCCAATACAATGAGCTCAGTAGTCAcaaaaatcctgagaaattgaatttccAACTAATCAGTCgtacctcttgcatgtttctgttgCCCTGGTAGTATTTTAGTTTGTTTTGATTCTGTACTAGGGAGTTAGAACACTTGAAGAGGTAGCAGGTTTTTCAATGCCTTCCAATGAAagcataggcaacccgcatcACTGATCTACTTTGtgtacctcttgcatgtttctgatGCCCTGGTAGGAGTCTGGTCATTTCTAATAGCAAATGagctactatttgagcgggaaattcaaatttctcatgattagcgggaaattcaaatttctcatgattagcgggaaattcaaatttctaatgatgaataataacttttaataattaataattttaataataattttaataatgaattgtaACAGGAAGTTAAAACATAGCAAGTGGTAACTgaggctgtcattgttgttacaactttagccgacagatagtgctgtcggaggagaactgtgattacaagccagctgtttctgtttacttttagattatgttgtaacacattgttggtcacatacgttttaaaaatattttattagcagtttttaaaaatgtaggtggaggaaaaatgttgtgtatatcacgagtgaaaaatgtttttctccctcaggaaaattgttgccctcggcttcgcctcgggcttcaaacttttccctcagggagaaaaaacagcacttttcactctagatatacaatattatttgtgcaactaggcgcaaagtgacagtttgctgcacagaaagaaacgtttacgccagagccgtaggcgagggcggatgGTTCTAATAAGTATATTTCATACTTAGAAAATCAGCTGAGACTttgtctgtggataataaaagtgagtgagcgagtgcgtctgtggaaaatcaaaatatctcatccccgaaattcataaactgacgtatagccagctgtaaaatataacaCTACTACCTAAAAGataagaaaccttaagggtttaaaaggttaaattattcataataactgatcaaaaataataatcatatttgaaataaaaacatatatatttcgcaatgtttccaaattcaccaaaaaagttatttttcttCAACCTTGAAACTTATTTTTCCTTCAACCTTGAAACTTGTCTTAGCCATGCACTCAGCTGCTGGGTGACTTTTAATCAATTAGAAATTTCAATCACTTAATCAAAATATCTGATTGGTTGACATGACATGGGttatcattcaaaattagagtatatcagaAGTTTCAAAGTAATCATtattacagttttaagtgattagtgagtgtcattttgttattcaattttgtttgtaGACAATCAAAActgaacttttctgttttcaatgtTTGGAATAGGAATTGGACCTGAAtacaagtgtatgaaacataaacTACTTTTTGTACtattttatagtgtataaatcaaattcggggaagaaactgttttgggctgtgcctgatAGTCCCTTCCCCCATCATTTAAAAAGCATTTAAATCATTTAAAACTTgagtcaatttaaaaatgaactaAAAAAATTCCTCACAACAAGACCATATTATAGTTTACAAGAATACATTGAGGAAAGAATCTCACCACACGACCCACAGAACCACAAGGAATTGAGCTCTacattatgatgaaaaaatctgaCGACCatacttgatacttgatatTTTCCCACTGGAAGCGCGTATGCGCCGTGGTCGtcagattttttcatcataatgtAGAGCTCAATTTCCTTGTGGTTCCTGGTGTCGGTGTGGTGAGATTCTTTCCCCAATGTATTCTTGTATAGGTACTATAATATGGTCTTGTTGTGAGGAATTTTTTAGTTCATTTTTTAATCGACTCAAGTTTTCCAAGGTCTTTAATTCATTTGGCAACAGTTGTATATCCTAGCACAGATATATTTTGGTCCATATTGAGATCTCAGTCTGGATCTACCACTGTCACATGAGTGTCGTTTCTTCGTCTGTGGTTGAAGTGGTGATTTGCTGATTGCTCAAAAAATATCTGGCTTCCTTCTAGTCATCAAACATGCTTCCAAAACAAACAGAGCAGGTAGTGTTAGAATGCCATCCTCTACAAACAAGGGGTCTACAGTGGGCGAGGTATGGTTTCTTGAAGATAGTCCTTAGAACTCGTTTCTTCTGCAGAAGCAATATTCTTTCCATGTGTGGACTGTTTCCCCAGAATAGTATACCGTAATTTATTATACTATGAACAGCCGTAGTACAACATCCATAAGTACTTCTCGATCTAGGAGTGGTTGAAGACGGCGCATCATATAGCAACAGCTGTCAGTCTTGTTGATAGGTTCTCAATGTGTAGTCGCCAGTCCAGGTTGTCCAATATGGATACGCCCAAGTATTTTGTACTCTCCACCACACTCACACTAGATCCCTCCAATCTTAGGAGAGGAGTACTTTCATACTTTTTTTCCTATTGTAGAACTGCAGAATTTTGGTTTTCCATTTGTTtagcataatttatttatatgacACCATTTTCTCACTTCATTTAAACCAGATTGTGCTTTAACTTGGAGGCTGTATTATTTTGGTCTTGTATTAAGTGGCTGATATCGTTGCAAAAAGCCATAGGCCTACATTTCCTGTAGTAATATTCTCAGgtaaatcatttacatataacAGAAACAAGACTGGCCCCAAGTTCGACCCCTGCGGAACCCCGGTGTTTATCGCTGTCGAAATAGTGGATTTATAAGTTTGAGTCATACCATCATGTCCTGAATGTCTTATACTGACAATTTGCCTTCTATTTTCCAGGTAAGTGGTTATCCATTTCAGAGGTTTTCCTTTAATTCCCAttcttgataatttattcaaaaggTTTACATGAGATAGAAGATCAAATGCCTTTGTCATGTCATAAAATATACATATCTGTTCACCCACTTCGTCCAGATTCTCATATATTCGTATTAACAAGTCAAATATGGCATCcgttgtatttttgtttttctggaATCCAAATTGTCTGTTATTTAGTAATTTCCTTTTCTCCAGGTATGGAATGAGTCGTTTTAAGAAGGCAATTTCAAAGATCTTCgagtaaacactctgtattgaCACTGgtctaaaattttcaactttactTTTATCACCAGTCTTATATATTGGAACTACTTTAGATGTTTTAATTGCACTTGGAAAGACGCCCTACTCAAAtgatttattcacaatacatgTCAATGGCTCCACTATAGTGTCTATACAGACACTCAACAAACTACAAGGCACCTCATCCACCCCCGCACTAGTCTTTGAACCAATTTgaacgttagagccgttttcaataTCCGGTGACATTCAGacttataaacagaaattgctcgcttgatattATAGGATAGGGTACAATTAAAACTAGAAAGACTCACCTTTTATCACATCCTCGAGGCACTGTGCACACATCCTGGCCGTGACACTGGTTGTTGGTGACATGCAAGGAGACGAATTGATTTCTATCAACCAGGGCACCAGATCTTCAGTCAGCATGAAATCAGCCCCATACAATTCAAAACAGTTTTTCCTCTGTTCCATGTGTTCTTGAGCAGCTAATAGAGTCCCAGTTATGCTTTCTCTCATCCCaggataaattattttgtcccACATATCAGCTTGTcctattgctctgaaaataattaagcTCCAACATGATGAAGTATTGTGTTAATGTTAGTAATGTAATGTGTTAAGTAAAGTGTGAATT
Above is a window of Nilaparvata lugens isolate BPH unplaced genomic scaffold, ASM1435652v1 scaffold4636, whole genome shotgun sequence DNA encoding:
- the LOC120355759 gene encoding uncharacterized protein LOC120355759: MWDCYTFKTYLRAIGQADMWDKIIYPGMRESITGTLLAAQEHMEQRKNCFELYGADFMLTEDLVPWLIEINSSPCMSPTTSVTARMCAQCLEDVIKVVVDRRQNKMADTGMFELVYRQHVAPPQPYMGMNLTVRGSKIQRSPKTKRRRRPLEPIQAEPHHETIAPLAPSRVKNYIEDLSVELSKELVKTPPTTTFSNANTLSVKLPNSVKEISMPNCDVGLSTEEYDSSSSDQSDSESEDDDSQTESGKPPNSSTLLTNKTEDSAKIKPEKEKDKENNSISPTETNVKVNQVKQDTQKMYAIIQKQRNLCMKLQDKSSERSAKGHQRCVKYEQRWKNVCETEQSKDLIHDWKLRVDKTRASCEEMLLKLKAFREKDVTCKIHRGIDWRAADNETVQELVQKLSNPKRKTFMDRLPVVCSRKTMKKWNASQSSSTSSSSSQPPPPPLPGYHVTSKNSSLPLIRHKSRASLSKDTVYTVGLRLSCQRMTPSPREKIILPMGVEQCHAINLSSLSNTLSSKC